DNA sequence from the Nicotiana tomentosiformis chromosome 3, ASM39032v3, whole genome shotgun sequence genome:
aatacttcccattgcttccctaaattctcaacaaggaacTATACCTGATAAATTTCTTACAAAagccttttgattcaaatggataacatctgctcacttatTCTTATGCATGCACTGTCATAAAgcttacctatgtggtatcaaatccaatgtatagcggcctagtgttgagatccttttTGAGCCACTcttttctctccggtgtatgtggatCCTATagtttgaacaatcacttcacTCCTCTATGAATATTATAATGAATCCTTTTTACTGTCTAGTagcatgagagcatatctcagcacctatcatatgtgtacctgtcaattgaaaggggtcacttgtccgcataaaagtttctgggaaatttgagatttttacaaattcgtcacaggaagatctttttgtttgcccatctaagtatgactttcatgtccacttagatcattccgcagtaagtagctcactttgatactaatattgtagttgcccatgaagtggcctggtattgcagCTTGAAAGTTATTATGGCAGagacatgtctagctcatagcaaagtttacattctctctaaccaatacatgatttcatccaaacattaagatgtcctagctacatggtttcactcgtgtgtggttgaaagttaagcagccttaCAACAACTTTTCCTCCCCACTTCAGGTAGATGTttcagattctggcacatatgatgaacatattgatttgaaagacaagtttgttgtatctctagtcctctcatataggctTAATTATTGTGAAGGGTTAaactgtcagaatgataataatctcacaagtgttcaacttcttttttcatcctcatgggcttgtggcataTCTATTCCTCGTGCTAGTTAATGTTAGGAGCGTAATGCAActacatgtattttgaaacctatatcacattcagggtgccagaatattctcatttcgagttaaactgatttttcctacattccaagaggcgactggtgtcacgtacttggttatttctctttgaggcctactatttccGAACAAgacacatatggaatgaaacaattgttgttgtccttttcatgactcatagtcttccaagaataactgacgctaatgtctttatcctcccgaccaTACCTCCCATGAgtcacatgtctaaaataactcatttcttttaaatctcagaatcatgaacatggtccctacattatcaatgcctactaggcaactctatgcctcatttgtcgaatcaatgatgtcatcacaatgagtAACCATGTCAgtactattggtagtaaccttcatgtatcttaggatataacctcttaAAATGCCCTGCTCAGCACATTGACGGATTCTTGAAAAATCCAGCCCAATCTcggacctcgttgttcctatttatagtaacctatggggaTTGAAGGATCAaatatgtcaaagaagaagcatcatcccgtgatcaaatatattggataggaagttttatggtaatattcaagctagcacatcttagagtaattgttagaggtcaccaaaggtttagtttggctGTTtggcgtagggatttagagttaaagaaagtgaacgggttattctcaagattttctctatgaatatattgggtgaagtgttaaggaaggtaaagtatgtgtagacatattaggccttatggaatatTGAAGAAAATAggtcaaactatgagtatgatgttttcccATCGTTGTCCTTCATGCACCCGATGCATCATGTATCTAGGTTCCAGAAGATTGTAGGAAATCCTTTGCCTATCATTCCGGTGGAaactattgaaggtgaagttaatgagTAATTGGCTCATAAGAGGTACCTAGTTGTCATTcctgttagataagtccggaaaTTGAGATCTGCCTCCATCAAAGTAAAGGAAGTATTCTCACTTGTATGTATCACCAAATGGTTGTGATTCAAAAGGGTACttgttatgtgttatgatttaaatatgtgcaactcatgtTTAGGTACCATttctgttaatgtaatgcccttaaagttgagatcagtgttgttgatatatattgtgattcattgttgagttatggatatgttgttagggtggttttgggattctctggcaggtggataggccccaattacaggggagactctgccaaaatttttgaaaacatttggatttagtcaaatttgggggctTGAAATATTTGAAAGAAGAGTCGAGTTATGTTAAGTGTTCGGGGCgaactctactcctcattcgaggacgaatgatcctaagcgggggagaatgtaaggccccgttaaaaattttctaatgatttaagattttaaagtgtgcaagcggtatttgggaataacgtatttgagtattaaaggaggcccatgggatagaaccatatcattttgaaatgaatatatatgtttagggtgtgttggaacatactaaggagttttgtgaatggcaaaaaCTTGTGTAGAAccagttggatacattaagtggaaaggatgtctcaattcgcacaacatcctacttcaaacgcatgcttctaccaaactataaagacttaggaggtgatctacctatcaatataaagctgtttgagttcattttccaatgcattaaaccgttcgtcatttggacatttctacagAAAGTTATGTCCATTTTACCGGACCTATGCCATATGCGCGACCAAATACGCGGTCGCGCATATTAGAGGGTATTTGCCTCAGGTGCGTGACCAGATGCATGACCAGGTACGCGATCACACacgtaggagcccattaaatacccccaaggccgggtagagagaggggatAAGTCATTTCTATAAACATGTTTCTTATATCTATAAGCTCAGAATATTTTGgaaatggtaaataaatttcttTTGAGAAATGGGAAAAGAATGGGGAACATTACACTCTCCTCATGTATTTCTCTTAATATTGATTTTATATTGTTCATGGGTAAGATTGAGTAGAAGGAATCAAGTGgtcttgctcggccgggttcactcggttgagcgcggtcgcgctctccgagcttggggcgtgacagttggtttgagcttgattaggcaagattattgaccaaggtttgacttttgagtaaaccaTCTCGGATTGGGGATTTGATGGTTCCCATAGGTTCTTGTAGTGATTTTGAATTTAGGCGTATATTCGAATTtaaatttggaggttcctagaatgTTTTGGCTCTATTTTGCCTAAAGTTGGCaacttgaaggtttggagagtttataagtttgacctggagttgactttgatgatatcggattcgaaTTATTGTTTCAAAACTTTTAATATGTTCGTTTTAttgtttgaaacttgtgtgcaaagtttggttgtgatccggATTGTTTAGActtgaatcggacgcttggttggaagcttggaagttcttgaacttaagagagGTAAAGTTTGTGATTTGATATTTGATTCATAGATGTGATGTTATTATATGTGTTTGAAAGCTTTGAATAGATCTGggttgtatttatggacttgctGGTATTTGGACGGGCTCccggagggctcgggtgagtttcggaccacccagAGCACTTTTGGTGTTGCTAATTTTTGTTGGTGTCAGGTCTTTCATTGCGAACACGAAGGAAGCATGAGATCATGGAGTGCATTTCAGAGCTGGAggattttgttcttcacgttcgcgctTTTAGGATCACGTTCACGAAGGTTAGTGGCAGGTGAGCTACGCGTTCGTGATGTGGGGGTCGAGTTCGTGAAGGAGGAGCTGGGAGCTAGAGGATTTTTCCTTCACGTTCGCGGAGAGGAAACAATCtggtcatcgcattcgcgaaatTGTTTCCGTGTTCGTGAATGGTTATTAGTTGGGCAGTAGCTTTTTGTACGCGAACACGAGGAACGTGCctcattcgcgaagggtaccccTGAGTAGAATATTTAAGTGTTGTATTTCGAGATTTTAGCctattctctcatattttgaacccttgaCTTGGAAAGGGGCGATTTTGCTTGGATATTTTCATACAACTTAAGAGAGTTAAAATTGAGgttttgagggttgatttggacttggttttggaatctaatcatatatttggattcgtggggttatgggtagttagGATATACCCTTTTACTGGGTTTTGACCATGTGAGTCAGGGTGGACTTTTGTTGACTTATTGGGAATTGAATaaatattgaagctttattatttgtGATTGATTCCTATGTCTTTTATTTAACGTTATTGAGTTagtttttgctagattcgagccagttGGAGGTAATTTCCAAATGTAAGGCGTTCGTGGAGTATTAATTTGACCCGCTTGAGGtaattatcttgcctaacttATCGTGAGAGAATACCCCTTAGGATGTGACTTTATTTGGCTAATTGAAATGTGTGAAAAGTgacatatatgcaaggtgacgagcatatatgcgaGTTTTATGTATGATTTCGACCGAAATAGACTTAGGCTTCTATTAGGCCTTCTTTTAATTCCTAGGAGTCATGTTTTGATCATTTGTAGGACTACGTGAGTTTCTCGAGTCATGGTAGAGTCATGTCTAGGCCTTGATTCTCTATTTGAGCATGATACTTATTGTTATTTGGCGTATCTACCTGATCTGAGCTGTAGTTGTAcacttcgcacatgcatacacATTAGCATACTATTTGCCACAATCCAGGAGAATGTGATTTGATATCTGTGtttatatacatgtattcttgtatatgctttctgTGATATGGACTGGTttggtagcacgtgagttgtccgtgcgattgttatgattattggcacgtgaattctccgtgcagtacgtgagttgtccgtatggtTGTTATGATTATGACATATGAGTTTTCTGTGCAGCatgtggataaggatctatccccctagggtcgccctctcatgtttctctcgtacaggcggattatgaaaaaaAGATCAGCGCTTGGGTGTtttcatatcttctttatatgttgtTTTACTTGGTGGATTGCAACAcagtacatatcttctctatatgttgaaCTGTGTATCTTGACTTGTTATACGTgcatatattctctatatgcACTGTTGGTCTTATCCGTACTCTATGCCTAGATTTCAATATTGTTGTTGTGTATATATTTATTCATAAGCGGTACAGGTTTGGTTAGTGAGTATCATTGGTCACTCTTATCACTACCTTATTgatgttagttatgatacttactgagtacatggggtcacgtgtactcatactacactctgcacttaattgtgtagATTCGGGAGTTGGACCCAGCTGAGCTTTTGGAGATTATAGCTGCTGTTGTGGAGAACCGATGTAGAGTTGCATCCTGATCGCAATCCCTGGCATctccttttatcatttcattACTGATCTGAGAAGTGttgtatgaatacaaccgacctcatgtactcagtaagtatcttgaatcgctccagagaagtagtgacaaggtttttaagtcaaaagatattCACTTATTAAATAACCTGCGCAATATATTAAAGACTGGTAACAGAAAGTATAGCAGAAAAACAATATCTATAATCTTAGcagaacaagtaataacaatttAATACAAGTAAAGGTCAGTTTCAACAACAACCATCAAATCGAATtgcacatatggcacctcgtgcccacatcatCAACCACctcgcacgacaaagacctcatgCGACAATATAAACCACACTTGCAGGGCAAAGACCTTGTACCACATTATAATCCGATTGCATATCAATTGCTAAATAACGCGTTCAAGAAACTTATCAACAATCAAATATATTAATTCATGATAATAACTTCCTCATCTCATCAACCCAATAtgctaccaacaactcaacaaaatatgagATATCAACTCCATGTAAGTAAATCCATCTTAGCAATAAAATCATCAAGCAATAACAGAGGCATACATCAGCATGTTAGAAACAACACATCAAatcatgtaaaaatgcatgaCATACATAAAGAAGTCATAAgcacaacaagaatgcccctctTGTACCACCATACACACATAATCAATAAAACAATGCCTCTGGGCTATCACATAAGATCCTcacaatgccacccttatgtcgccgcatgcaCATAAATAATGGAATGCCCTTATGTCGCACGCACAtaattagccacccttatctccccgcATGCACATCACAATGAATTGTCTcccttatgtcgccgcatgcGCATCTAGCCACCCCTATCTCACCACATGCACATCACAATAAAATGCCTCACTTATGTCGCCGCATGTGCATCTACAATCAATCCGCATAACATACCCACATGTgacacaattatcacaacaatgcTAGATAATAATTTATCATCAAGAGGTACATCCTCATAACTCATCGCTAAAGCGCACAAGGACATGATAACAATAAAAGTGCGGATAAAGCAAGACTATGGATAAATCAAGTATAGCAACCAagttcaagtagtcatacaaaggaTCACAATGTATCACAGGGTGCACGTCTAATCAAGGTACATAACAAGAACGAGTCAGGGTGGGTGTTATAACCTACAAGCATCTATCACCGGGGAAAATATAGCATAAGTCTCAAGATTGGCTCATCTTGTTCAACATAAGGTACCAATAGTCTCAACATCCCTCTAGCATGGTTTATTGTGTTCACGTAGTCAATTAATGGGACAATACATAGAATCAAGCAGAACACACAATCAAATAAAGCACAGAGTAAGCTAGAATCTACCCCCGGGCATAAATACCCATGGCAcatgtatatacgctcgtcacctcatatatacattaCTCCCGTGTgtagaaaataatatcaattagtaggaaaaattttcTCAACCAAAGctaggtaagacacttacctcaaacaagccaaatcaatactcaaaaatagTCTTTTCCTTAGAAATCACCTCTGTcaggctcaaatctaacaaaaaaaatGACTagataacatcaaacaatgcaaaaggaatcaatttcaattaacaaagttacaatctttacccaattctcaaaagtcaacaaaagtcaatttcGGGcacgcccggtcaaaacccgagttgaGGGTAAATCTCGACtactcataaccccacgagtctaaaTATGTGATTGATTTTCAAATTCgaatccaaatcgactctcaaatctcaaatttttactttttcaaaacataataaaaaatttccaaaaattatcTTCAAatttcatgatttcgatgttaaagtccataaataatcaagttataatattaaaactgagtcaaaatcacttaccctatagttatatgtgaaaattccctccaaacATCGCATCCCACCGactctagggctcaaaatatgataaaatgaggtTAAGTACCAAAATACACAACATATAACCAGCTATAGATGTCGCATTAACCGGGAGTTTATAAATGCGACCTCCGCAAAAGCAAACAAAAGCTCGCAAAAGCGACCCCTCACAGACCCACCAGATATCGCATTTGCAATAAAacgcttcgcaaatgtgaagcccCTCGCAAAGCGATGCAGAACTCGCAAAAGCGAACATCCAaacacctcgcaaatgcgaggtccctACCCAGCAACCatgagtcgcaattgcgaccaccaCTAGAAAATCAGAACTAGCACAACTCAACTTAGCAAAAACAATCTGAAACCAATCTGAAACTCTCccgggcccctcgggaccccgttcaatcataccaacaagtacataAACCTCATACGAACCCGCTCGAAATatcaaaataatatataaaactacgaatcgaacaccaaaacgCATCAAAATCTTATTGAAACTCAAGAATGTCCAAAATCACAATCAATCGTCTGATTCtcatcaaaccaactcggaatgagacTAAACTTTGCACACAAATTCTAAATGaaaaaacagacctattccaagttccgaAACTAAAATCCGAGCCGATAggcacaaagtcaactctcgatcaaacttagaaaattttcaaaccttcaaattgtcaactttcgccaaaaagagCCAAATTAACCTAGGAACCTCTAAATTCAAATCCGGGCATAAGCATAAGTCCATCACCATGTGAACcaattggaaccatcaaaacacgaattcaaggtcgtttactcagaagtcaaacattggtcaactctttAACTTAACGCTTCCAAATTGTAGATTTCTCTTCCAAATAAATCCCGAACCTCTCgaacatcgaaatcaaccatacacaCCAAGTCGTGACACATCATACGAAggtactcaagacctcaaaccaccgaatggaacgctaaagctcaaaacaactggtcgggtcgttacagttgttTGACTCTTAGACTCATTTATTCTGttattattaatttattattatgATTGGGTTATCTAGTAAGTGGTTTAGGCTCTATCACGACCGGTAGTGATTTTGGGCCGTGAAAGAGGGAAACTTCTAGTATAGAAGTAAAGGGGTTCAAAATACGTCGAGTCGTAGGTTCAAATCTGAAGTgtgttatttttataatttttttgaaTTCACTTGCTAGAATTCAATAGTTATTACTTTTTTAAGGGACAATCCAAGTATTGCTTCATAACACTAACTGCTCTTGTAATTTATGATATTATGTTTACCCCTATGATTTTTCGTACCAGTTGTTTAAACCTATTTATCGTTAATGCTAAacattataatttaattaatttactCTTTTTAATATTAAactcttttaattaattaattttatcaaAATAAATTATTTAGCAAATCCTTTAAGAGAATATCAAATTGAAGAGAATATTTTCCACATTTTGGAAAACATCAAATTGAAGAGAATATTTTGCTCATTTTGCAAAATCGGGGACCTTGGTGCCATTTGCTCATTTTCCAATAAATAAACCCTTTAAAAGAGGCAATGGGGTTTTAGAGTGTTGTTCAGTGGGAGTACTGTGGTACACAGCAGAGCGAACTAAGGAAGCGGGAAAGCCATGGCCTTTTCTTCATtgcgttcaacctcttcttctgTGTTGAACAGAGTCCGATTTTGCCAGTGCTCTTTCTCTGCCAAGCCCTCGTCTTCTTCTTCCCATCGGGCAGTCAAAGACAAAGACAAAGACAAAGAGAAAATGATGTCTGATTCCGACAGGGAAACGCCGGAGTACGATGTCCCAACTTCAGGAATCAGCCGACCACTTTCTGAGATACTCAAAGAGCTGAACAAGAAGGTCCCCGATTCTCTCATCAAGTTTCGCCACGAACCTAATGGCTTCTCCCTCAAATATATCCCCTGGTCAGTGCTGCCTTTTTTTTCTGTCTCATTTATGCTAGGGTCTTTTATTTTTCGAATGTTTATCGGACTCTGCTCTGCGCTCTACTAGTGTTTGTTTGATTTTGAGGGGAACTTTTTTGTTTGCTTGCGCTTACCTTTTGCATTTATTAGTTGTATCGGACTtgctttggggggggggggggggttatggttttggggggggggttATGGTTTTGGTTGAGGCTTATTGATGACATATCTTGCATAATTCAGCTCCAACATTTGCTTGAACTTGTCTAAATTCTGCATTTTTGTTTCAATTTAGTGTTCTTTGATGGATAGGTCTGGCAAAAGGCTTGTaggattttcttttgtttttaacCGAGAGATCCCTGAGAGGGCCAGTGACACGCGGTTCGAAGCTGGTGGGCAATGGGTCCGTGGCTCTACTCTTCTCCACTTAAGTACTAAGCTTTTTCTGTGGCAAGGTTTGAACATGTGATGTGCGCCTAACCCGCAAATCACGTGTTGCCCTCCTACCACTAGAGAAAAGTCCTTTCTTTTTTGGGGGGGAGATAGAGGCGTTGCCATGATTTCAAGCTTATGGGTTCGGAATTCTAATCgttttaagttactgggttctaaattaataatttatacatattcaatggatttttaagacaaatacagggTTCAAACCAAAGCtattgggttcggccgaacccgctgGCTACACTCTAGCTCCGCCCCGGGGGGGATCTTGTAGGGTTATACTCACTTGAAAATTCTAGTTTGACTCTATTGGTTGACACCTCATCCCTTATTTGTTTGCCTTAACCAGGAGCTTTCACTTTTACACCACTTTGCCTGTTATCACATAGAGCCACCCTTCGGTTAATAGGTACTCTCAAGGCGTCAGCGAACTCCCTAGCATATCCTTCTTCGGCAGAGAATATCCAGAATAGATTCCTTGTCCTATAAATTAACTTTGATACTCACAAATATTTCAGTTAGGCATTTTCTTGGCTAACTTAAATGGTAGATTGACACATTTTTCTGTTCGATTATAAACTGCGCTTTTTTACGTTAattaatgcaaaaaaaaaaaggaactggAAATAAATTTGTGTTTATGCAATGTATTGCCTGTTCGATTTGTCAACTGCCTCCTCTAGTTTAGAGGAACTATGATAGTGCAGCTCCTGCTGAAAGGACCTAAATTCAACTCTTATGAAAACATATGAGCTTCCAACCTAAACTTTAAGGCAATGGGTGGAGCGGCCCAAGACCTTTGTAGATCTCTTTGGAAGCCTTTGTGCGATCCTTGTGGGACTATTAATAAACTCAAAAATCCTTGCTAATATTCTTCGAAAAAGTTAACTCAATAATTCTTTGTCTTTCTTCACCTTTGAGTATGTTTTCACAAACATTAAACAGAATTTACAGGATACCTTTCAATTAGATTGTTCTATGTTCTTCAAAGCACCAGTCAACCGTCAATATAATCTGGCAGAGACTTGTTTGATCTGCTAATTGGCCATTTTGAGTGTGTTTGTCTTGGCAATAAATAATTTACGAAGAAAGTTGTTATCCTTAATGATGCCATTTTCCTGCATTTGTCTACATTGATTTATTAATAACTTTTTTCCCAAGGAAAATATTTCCTCCAAAAGGAGAAAATGACTTATATAAGGAAGGAAATTATTTTCCTTTGCAAACATCCCAAAATTTACTTTTTAACATTAACTTCAATGTCAACTTAAACTCAAAAATATCACCAAATGCTAGCATTTTATCGTGTATATCTCTTTATACGATTACTATATGTTAGTATATACTTTTATACTCAACCAAACAGGGGAAATGGACCTTAGAATGATTtcccaaaataaaatattttctatgaaATATGTTGTCCTTCATACCAAATGCACCCAAAGCATCAATCTTGGGTGGTCAACTTTGTTTCACCAAGACTTCTGCTTGGTCAACTTTATATCTCAGTTGATTTTGAA
Encoded proteins:
- the LOC104095215 gene encoding DNA repair RAD52-like protein 1, mitochondrial, giving the protein MAFSSLRSTSSSVLNRVRFCQCSFSAKPSSSSSHRAVKDKDKDKEKMMSDSDRETPEYDVPTSGISRPLSEILKELNKKVPDSLIKFRHEPNGFSLKYIPWHIVNRILNLHAPEWSGEVRSINYSSDGKSVSVVYRVTLYGTDAEIYRESTGTASVDDPGYGDPVQKAEGMAFRRACARFGLGLHLYHEDMS